Within Spirochaeta lutea, the genomic segment GTTGGTGTACAATTCTTTCTGTAAATTAGGTTGAAGAAAGCAGGCCGATCAGGCTCAAATGGTAAGTGACGAAACAAACCATAAGGAGAGCCCGATGGCCTACCAATCAGAGTATACACTTTTAGAGCAAGTGATCCAAATGTTAGCCACCAAGGAAGACAGTAAATTTTCTAAGGTGATAGAAAAGGTAGTGAACGAAGCAATGAAACTTGAGCGAGCCAAAACCCTTCAGGCCGAACCCTATGAGCGGACCGAAGATCGAATGGGCTACGCCAACGGGTTTAAGAACAAAACCTTGGCTTTGGCTACCGGGAAGGTATTACTCAAGATACCTCAAGTCCGCGGACTGGAATTCTATCCCAGCTGTATCGAAAAGGGTATTCGGAGTGAACGAGCCTTAAAACTTGCGATAGCCGAGATGTACGTAAAAGGGGTCAGTACTAGACGGGTTTCAGATATCGTAGAAATCCTATGCGGCACCGAGGTGAGCTCCTCACAGGTAAGTCGATTGGCGAAGGAGCTGGATGAAGAGGCAACATCCTGGCGATCCTCGCCGGTAGGACAAATACAGTATCTCGTGCTCGACGCTACATATGAATCAGTGCGTGTAGGCTCGAAAGTGGTCAAACAGTCCCTACTGATGGCCATAGGCGTCGATTATGAAGGCAAACGTCAGATTTTGGGCACAGAAGTAGCCAATAGCGAAGCGGAGGTAAATTGGCGATCGTTTCTAGAAGGCCTGGTTCGTAGAGGGCTCCATGGTCTGACCATGATTACCAGTGATGACCATGCGGGTCTTCGAGCAGCTATCGATGCTGTGTTTCCTGGAATCTTGTGGCAACGGTGTCAATTTCACTTGCAGCAAAATGCTCGTGGTTACGTGACAAGGAAAGACGATGTCCCGGCGGTAGCGGCGGAAATCCGCAAGGTTTTCAATGCCCCAGATGAACAGAACGCCGAAAGGTACTTGCAGAGCCTGGTAGAAAAGTATGAGAAGACCCAGCCCCGTCTTGCCCAGTGGGCTGATGAAAATCTCCGGGAGGGATTAAGCGTATTTCATATCCCGGAAAACCACAGGAGGAAGTTACGAACCTCAAATTTGGCTGAACGTCAAATGAAAGAAATAAAAAGGCGAACAAAGGTCGTAGGCGTATTCCCTAATGCCGATAGTTTGCTTCGCCTTGCGGCGGCCATGCTGATCGAACAGAACGATCAATGGCAGAATGAAAAACGGTACTTACCCGAGTCTAATGATCGCCCTGCTTTTAAAGAAATTTACAGAAAAAAGGTTGCTTAATCTATAAATCCCGGAGGGGCTTTTTTACTTCCCAAGCAAAAGGAAGTATAGTCACCTTGGAATCACTGTTGAAATTGGCATAAAAATGCCTCCGGCCTTGGGCAAACGTATAATCCCAAAGCAGTACAACACCGTATCCACCAGGAGGCTTTAAGCTTCCCCCCCATCTCATGGTTCCTTATTGTTAGCCTGCTTCTCATAAGGTAACACCTCTGTAAAACTACTAAGAACCACTAGAAATGGACATTTGTCAATGTGGGTTTTACTAAAATCATAAGGATATAAAGAATCGCGAAAGGCATACTTTAAGAAACTCAAGCGAAAGTTGTTCTTACGGCCTGCAGGGATAAAAAGACCATGTATATCTCAAATTAGAACTGAACCGGTACTTTCGTTTTTCAACATGATGAGGTTCCAGCTGGCCCGGGACTATCAGGTCCCGATAAGAAACACCAATCATTACAGGCCCTGAAAAACCATCCCAGCGCTTACAACTTATAGCAAGATATAATCTTACTTCTATAAAAATGGGAGTCCAACACCCCCAATCACCGCAAGCTGTCCCTGTGAGGGGAGGAGTTGAAGACCTGGAATATGGAGTGGCGTAACCCCGGGGTGTACTTCGGAACCTAGGTGCCGTAGTACACTTCGGCGTGAGATGGGGATGTGCGCTGGATTGCTGGGGGCCCAAAGAGGTACAGGCTTTTGCGTGCTATGAAATTAATCCCTAATTGCACCAGGAAAATATAGTCGGTATGCTAAGGGATACCGAGTGCGCAAAAGAATGTGTACGCGCTGCTACTAGAAACCAATTTTGACCTCCGGTCTGTCCACCGTACCAATCCAGACAGGCCGGAACCCTATCACCGGAGGATCTCATGGGAATTCGCGCCCGCATCAGCCTTATCGCTGGAACCATCGCTGTACTTGTTCTCGGGGGGCTTATCAGCACCCTGACCCTTATGTCCCGCAGTCGCCTGTTAGAAACCGCCACCCACGATATACGCCAGACTGCCTCAGCAGCCGCAGGGGATATTGACCGGTGGGAAGAGGTCATTACCACGGCTGCCCGGACCATGACAGGGATTCCCGGGGTCAGGGCGATGGATGCCCAAGCCCACGGGCAAGCCTTTACCGGGGGGTTCCAGGCCTTGGACACCTACGCCTACACCCTGTACTCCATTGATGATCAGGGTTCGGTGTTCATTACCCAGGACGGTGAGCGGGGAAGCGGTTCCCGGGCGGACCGGGTGTATTTTACCGAGGCCATGCAGGGCCGGGCGGTGGCCCGACAGGTTCTCATGGGTCGCAGCCTTACACCCCCGGCACCGGCGGTTGCCTACGGCTTTCCCATCATGGCTCCGGGTGAGCAGAGTTTACGCCGGGGTGGTATTGCGGGAGTGCTTCTTGTTGCATCCCGGTTAACCGAGATGTCCCAGATTGTGGCGAATTATACCCTGGAGGGTGGGCAAACCTTTATTGTGAATGACCAGGGTTTGCTGATCGCCCATAGCGATTCCGGCGAATTATCCTCGGATGATCTGGTGGATTATTCCCAGCAGCCCGCCGTAGCCCGGTGGTTTGGGGATGATTCGGATGCCCAGGAGGTCTTCACCTATACCCGGGAGGGGCGGCGGATGATGAGCATCGCCCGCCGGGCGGAGAACGGCTGGTGGGTGTTCCTGGAGGCCGACGAGGAGTTCATAACGGGAGCTG encodes:
- a CDS encoding IS256 family transposase; the protein is MAYQSEYTLLEQVIQMLATKEDSKFSKVIEKVVNEAMKLERAKTLQAEPYERTEDRMGYANGFKNKTLALATGKVLLKIPQVRGLEFYPSCIEKGIRSERALKLAIAEMYVKGVSTRRVSDIVEILCGTEVSSSQVSRLAKELDEEATSWRSSPVGQIQYLVLDATYESVRVGSKVVKQSLLMAIGVDYEGKRQILGTEVANSEAEVNWRSFLEGLVRRGLHGLTMITSDDHAGLRAAIDAVFPGILWQRCQFHLQQNARGYVTRKDDVPAVAAEIRKVFNAPDEQNAERYLQSLVEKYEKTQPRLAQWADENLREGLSVFHIPENHRRKLRTSNLAERQMKEIKRRTKVVGVFPNADSLLRLAAAMLIEQNDQWQNEKRYLPESNDRPAFKEIYRKKVA